Within the Flavobacterium sp. 9R genome, the region TATCGAAGCTCATAAAGAAAAAATTTACGTTGAAAGTGAATTTGGTATTGGCTCAGAATTTTCTTTTACATTAGAAAAGGCAAAGAATAAAAAAGCCTTTCAAAAAACTTCTGAAGAGGATAAATAAAAAGTTTTGTTCTCTAAAATGGTAATGCTGTTGTGTTACCTAATTTTCCAAAGTTTAATAAAATACCTAATAAAATAGTTAAAGTAGACTTATTTTAGTCTATTTAGCTATTGCTTTTCCTTGTGATATATCTCCAAATAGCGTTGTTTTTTTATTCATTGTTTAGAATTGAAATTCATTTGTAAACAATTAATTTACAATTAATTAATAAGAGAGTAAAAAACAAAAAATAGTCCAAATTAGTATGTAAAACCTATTTTAAAAAGCCTCTTTCGCATATTTAATGATAATTTATTATCTTGATAATATTGTGTTAACGTTATCTTAACATTACACCTAGACATTTGCACGCAAATAAATCATACAAAAAGAAATGAGAAAAATTTTAGTGGCAATGTTATCATTAGGTTATTTTGTAACAAGTGCTCAAGAAGTAAAGAAAGACGAAATTACAAAAGCGGTAATGCATGTTTTAGATTCTATAAACAAAGCAAAAATCGCTGAAGACAAAGAAAAACCTAAGAAAGAACATTGGTACGATAATATCGGGATAAGAGGTTATGTACAAGTGCGTTACAATGGTTTGCTCTCTACTAACGATAAGGTTTCGTGTGATCAATGTGATAAGTCTTGGGGTACTACTTCTACTGCTCCAGATGCAAAAGCGAATAATGGTTTTTTCATAAGACGTGCGCGTATTGTATTTTCTGGACAAGTTCATCCTAATGTGTATTTTTATTTTCAACCTGATTTTGCTAGTTCACCTAGTTCAGGAGTGAATAATTTTGCTCAATTGCGTGATGCTTATTTTGATTTGTCTATTGACAAGAAGAAAGAATATCGTTTTAGAGTGGGGCAAAGTAAAATACCATTTGGTTTTGAAAATTTGCAATCAAGTCAAAACCGTCTATCCTTAGACCGTAATGATGCTATCAATAGTGCGGCGGCCAATGAGCGTGATTTGGGAGTGTTCTTCTATTGGGCACCTGAAGAAATTAGAGAACGTTTTGCGATGTTGGTAAGAGATGGTTATAAAGGTTCTGGAGATTATGGAGTATTTGCTTTTGGAGCATACAATGGACAAACGGCTAACAAAACGGAAGCTAATAGAAACCTTCACGTGGTAACTAGAATTACTTATCCATTTGTAATTGGTAATCAAATTATCGAACCAGGATTACAGGCATATACTGGAAAATGGGCATTTACATCAGAATTGTCAACTGGGGTGACTACTCCAAACAGATTACAAACTACTGACCAACGTATTGGAGCTACTTTTGTTTTGTATCCAAGACCATTCGGAATCCAGACAGAGTACAATATTGGTAAAGGACCACGTTACGATAAAGTAACAAATACAGTTCAAGTGTCTGATTTAGAAGGAGGGTATATTACTTTGAATTACAAATGGGATTTGCCTAAAAAACAATACTTGTTTCCTTTTGCTAAATTTCAATATTATGATGGAGGGAAGAAATTCGAAAAAGACGCACGTAGTTATGTTGTAAGAGATTATGAGCTAGGACTAGAATGGCAACCTTTTAAAGCTTTCGAATTAGTTGCTGAATGGGTTATTGCTGATAGAACTTTTGAAGATAGTGCTTTAAAAAACAACAGACAAAGAGGGAATTTATTGCGTTTACAAGCGCAGTTCAATTTCTAAAAAACGGAAAGAGATAGATGAAAAAAGAGACCAGAATTATTGGTCTCTTTTTATTTTACATTATAGTGACAATTTCAATCAAAGTATAAAGATTGAATAATATTGTCTTAACATAGAGTTAATATTACACCCTTATTTTTGCCTCAAAATTAAATAAACTTTAAAAAATGTATAAAACAAAATTAAAATTAGCCGCTGCATTAGCAATTGTTATGGTAATCGGATTTTCTTTTACTATGGCAACAAAAATCACAGTAAAGGGATCAGATACTATGGTTATTCTTTCTCAAAAGTGGGCTGAAATATATATGAAGAAAAATCCAGGAACTACCATTCAAGTTACTGGTGGTGGATCAGGTGTAGGAATCGCAGCTTTGATCAATGGTTCTACAGATATTGCCAACTCAAGCCGTCCTATAAAACCAGCTGAATTAGAAAAAGTAAAAGCTAAATACAATAAAAGTAGTATTCAAATTGCTTGCGCAAAAGATGGTTTGTCAGTTTTCTTAAACAAAGCTAATCCAGTAAATGAATTAACAATCGATCAATTAGGAGCTATCTTTTCTGGAAAAATTACTAATTGGAAACAAGTGGGTGGACCAGATGCAAAAATTCAATTGTACGGAAGAGAAAGTAGTTCAGGAACTTTCGAATTCTTTAAAGAGCATGTAGTAAAAACGGACTTCGCGCCTACTTGTCAAACCTTGCCAGGTACAGCAGCTATTATCAATGCTGTGAAAAAAGACAAATTAGGAATTGGATATGGTGGAGCGGCATACGCTGAAGGAGTTAAAGATTGTAAAGTTAAAAAAGACGCTAAAAGCAAAGGGGTTTTACCAACAGCAGCGACTATCAAAAATAAAACGTATCCAATCTCTAGATACTTGTTTATGTACTTGAAAGAGAAACCAACAGGAGAAACCAAGAAGTTCATCGACTGGATTTTGAGTGCAGAAGGACAGAAGGTGATTGTTGAAGTTGGATATTATCCAGTAAAATAACAAAATGCTAAACTTCCTTCTCATGTAAATCATAGAAGGAAGTTTTTTTTAATTTGAATTTCTAAAATCCTATCATGAATTCTTCTTTCCCCTCGAATTCTAAGTTTACCAAAGACAGTCTAAAAAAACAATTCCGTTGGTCTGAGTTTTTAGCCGAAAAGGTAATTTCTACTGTAGCTTTCTTATCCATCGCTATTATTTTCTTAATCTTTATTTTTGTTTTCAAAGAATCTTTACCTCTTTTTAGTTCGAGTAAAGAAGCTGCTAAAACGGAAGTACAAGCTACTACTACAGCACAACCCGAAACCTATGGCGGAGCCACTGAGGATTTAGAGCCCGAAACCTATGGAGCACCTGTAGAAGATTTGGAAACACCTGAAGCAGCAGTTGAAGATTTAGCTCCCGAAACGTATGGTGAGCCTGTGGAAGAATTAGCAGTGGGTACTGAAGAAGTGACCAAAACAGCAGCACCAAATCAAGAAGGAGCCGATAAAACTTGGAGCACTTTTGTATCTACAGAATGGGTGCCCGTTTCGGATAATCCTCGTTTTGGATTGATTGCCTTATTAGTAGGTACACTAAAAGTGACTATTATTGCAATGCTTATTGCAGGACCCTTAGCCATTTTGGCGGCAATTTACACTTCTTGTTTTGCTTCTAAACGAAGAAAAGAAATCATTAAACCTATTATAGAAATGCTAGCTGCTTTTCCATCGGTGGTGATTGGTTTTTTTGCTTTGATGGTGTTGGCTACTTTTTTTCAAGATGTTTTCGGATATGATTCTCGTTTAAATGCCTTTATTGGTGGAGTAGCGATGGCATTGGCCGCTATTCCAATTATTTATACTATTGCAGAAGATGCGCTTTCGGCTGTGCCTAAAACGTATACCGAAGCGAGTTTGGCTCTAGGGGCTAGCAAATCGCAAACAGCCTTTTTGGTGACTTTGCCAGCGGCAACGCCAGGTATTTTTGCTGCCTTGTTATTAGGTATTGGTCGTGTATTTGGAGAGACTATGATTGCCTTAATGGCCACGGGTAATGCCGCTTTACTATCTGCTAATCCGTTTGAGAGTGTGCGTACTTTTGCCGCTACTATTGGTTCTGAAATGGCCGAAACGGTGTTTGGAGAAACACATTATAGTGTTTTGTTTTTTATAGGATCCTTACTTTTTATTTTTTCTTTTGCTTTGAATGCCATTGCAGAGTTTTATGTAAAAGGAAAGTTGATCAAAAAATTTCAAGGAAAATAAATTATGGAAACATCTACAACCGAAATGCAACATCCTTTTTTTAAAACAGATAATAAAAAAGAGGATTTGAAAGGAAAAGCTGTTGTTGGAATTACTCAATTAGCGGTTCTTCTAATCATTGCTATTTTATTTATCATTTTAGGAATTATAATATATCAAGGAAGATCCAAGTTTTCTTGGGAGTTTATTTCTTCTTTTCCTACGAACGGAATGACCGATGGAGGTATATTTCCTGCCTTGATTGGTACTTTTATTCTAGTGGTAGTGATGTCGATTGCTGCGGTACCATTTGGAACTATTACAGCTTTATACCTTACCGAATATGCCAGCGAAAAATCAAAATTTGCTGCTGCGGTTCGCTTCTCAATTCGTACCTTAGCGGTAGTGCCTTCGATTATTTTTGGCCTTTTTGGATTGGGCTTTTTTATTCAGTTTGTGGGTACTGGTGCTGATACCGTTTTTAACGGAGGAGAATTACGTTGGGGACAACCTAACATTCTATGGGCGAGTTTGACAATGTCTTTATTAACCCTTCCGGTGATTATTGTATCGGTGGAAGAAGCACTAAAAACAATCCCAAGAGAATTGCGTGAAGCGAGTTTGGCTTTGGGTGCTACAAAATGGGAAACCATCAAAAATGTGGTTTTGCCAGGTTCTGTTTCCGGAATTATGACAGGAACTATTCTTGCTGTGAGTCGTGGTGCTGGTGAGGTGGCGCCGATTTTGTTTACCGGTGCAGCTTACTACTTAGCATCGCTACCAGGTTCATTGAGTGATCAGTTTATGAATTTAGGGTATCATATTTATATTATGTCTACACAATCTTCGGATGTGGAGAAAACGATGCCGATTCAGTTTGCCACCACTTTGGTTTTATTAATTCTTACTTTGTCGTTGAATTTAGTTGCGGTATTGATAAGATCTAGAATTAGAAGAAGAGCAAAAGGGTAATTTTTTTTGCGTGAGGGATAGAAGCAATGTACCGAAGTACAGCGTATAGCCCGACCGCAGTTGCGAAAGGCGCAAACTAACGGGTTGCTGAAGGAAGCCTTTTGCAAATGGGGTCACGCCCAACTTATATTTTAAAAATTTGATTTAGATACTATTATGAAGGATATAAAAATACACGTTAATGATTTGTCGTTATATTATGGCGAAAAAAAGGCATTAAAGGAGATTTCGATGCAAGTACCTGCGAATAAGGTGACGGCTTTGATTGGACCATCGGGTTGCGGGAAATCTACTTTTTTGAGATGTATTAATAGAATGAATGATTTGATTCCGGATGTCAAAATTACGGGACAAATGCTCGTTGAAGGGGTTGATATTTATGATAAGAATGTAGATGTAGTTAATATCAGAAAGAAGATTGGAATGGTTTTTCAAAAATCGAATCCATTTCCGAAATCTATCTACGAAAACATTGCTTATGGTCCTAAGATTAATGGGATTAAAGATAAAACACAGTTAGACGAGATTGTTGAAACTTCTTTGCGACAAGCCGCTATTTGGGAAGAGTTGAAAGACCGTTTGGACGATTCGGCTATGGGACTTTCTGGAGGACAACAACAACGATTGTGTATTGCTAGAACTTTGGCAGTAAGTCCGGATATTATTTTGATGGATGAGCCTGCTAGTGCTTTAGACCCTATTTCTACTTCAAAAATTGAAGAATTGGTGCACGAATTGAAAGAGCAATACACGATCATTATTGTGACGCACAATATGCAACAAGCGGCAAGAACTAGTGACCATACCGCGTTTTTCTATATGGGAGAATTGATAGAAATGGGTAAAACCAAAGATATTTTTACTAAACCAGAGAAGAAACAAACGGAAGATTATATTACAGGTAGATTTGGTTAATTGTTTAATTATTTAATCGGCAATTTGTTTGACCGATTAACGTTTTAACTAAAAAAAATAGAGGATGACACATTTTGAAATAGAACTAGAAAAATTAAAAGACATTATCACCAAAATAGGTGTTTTGGCAGAAGCTCAAGTTGGTGAAGCCGTAAAAGCTATTTTGTCTGAACCCATCGAAGGCAAAGAGGTTAAAAAAACGGAACATAAGATTGATAAATTGGATGTGAAAATCGATGAGATTTGTCAAAATATTTTTGCGTTGCAGCAACCTGTAGCTTCTGATTTGCGATTCATTATGTCGGCGATGCAAATTAGTAACGAGATTGAGCGAATTGGTGATTTGTCGATAAGTATTATCAAAAAGACAAAAAGTATCAAAGACAAACACGATTTGATTGCTAAGTTTGAAATTGAAGGTTTGGCACGAGAAATCGAGTTGGTAATGGCAAAAACCAATGCTTGTTTTACTTCTAAAGACGAAAATACCATTGGAGAAATATTTGTTTTGAATAAAGCAATCAAAAACAAAACCGACGATACCATTCACGAGATTATTAGTGAAATGAAATCCAATTCAAAAGTGGTTGTTTCTGGAACCAATTTGGTAATGGTTTTGAAGCATTTAGAACGTATTTCTGAGCATTGTACCAATGTAGCCGAATCGGTTTATTTTATGGTTCACGCTAAGATTATCAAACACGAGAAATTTGATCTTCCAGGAGAAGAGTAGATTTATCAAGCTATCTTATAAAACAAAGCGAATGGTATTCAGAATACCATTCGCTTTTTTAGTTTATTGTAGAAAGATCATTTCATTCCAAATACCGTAACATCAGCTTTTCCATTCAAGAAACCAGAAGTGTCGTACCAAAATTCAATTGATTTTAATTTACGTTTACCTCCTCTTAGATCGATTATTCTACTTTCGCCTCCTTTAGGAATTTCGTTTCTAGTATTGATGTTTTCGGGTGCACCATCATCGTAACGCACAATCATTCTTTGAATATTTAGGGGAGAGTCGATAACTTTGAATTTTATTTTTCGATAATAATCGTGTGGTCCATTAATAGTTAGCGCATCGTGGTCAGCGCTGTGTTTGGCATGAACTGTGCCCAATATGTGCCAAGTACCTTTATTATTATTGACATTGATATTGTTACGTGGGTTGTTTCTTATTTGTGCCTGAATTGACATAGTGATCAGCGAGCTGAAAAACAAAGTCATCATAATTTTTTTCATAGCATTTCCTTATTTGATGTAATTAATCCTTTTCTACTAAAGCAATTTCATATTTATCTTTACCATCTACTTGAACAGGTTGGTAGTAAGTTTCTCCAAATTTTACGTATTTCACATCTCCAATGGTTACCTCTTCGCCACCTTCAGGTATTTTATCAACGATTGTTCCCGCTGTAGGCGCTACTACTGTATACCCTCCACCTGACTTTTCATAATAGGTGCCGCCATAATAATAATTGTTGACAGTTCCGGTATTGACTGTTTCAGCGCCCGAAGGTATATTGACAACCGTTCCCCCAACAGGTGCTGCAACAGCAGTATAACCACCATTTGATGGTTGATACCAAACGCCATTGTCATAATGATAAGGTGTAGGCTGATTGGCAACGCTAACTACTATAGCGGTCACTGCAAGAGTTTTAACGAAAAATCCCCAAGGGTGCCAAGTAGGTCCCCAATAATAAGGGCGATATGGTCTTGGATAATATGGATGATAGCAATTGTAACGATACCCTCCATATCGATAGGGCTGACGATTATAATGAATGTTGTTGTTGCGTCTTACAGAAGTATTACGACTATTGTTTATGTGAATATCTTTACTTCTGTCTATGTTAACCGTATTTCCACTAATTTTTTTGTTATTGCTTCCAATATTGGTTGTATTGCCTACCTTATTGTTGTTGCTAATCTTGTTGTTATCTCCCAATTTAGAATCTTTTTTGTTAGAAATAGAAGAACTTTTTCTATTAGATGTAGTATTTGTTGCTCTAGAAACGGATCTATTTGAAGACGGACTTGAAGGTCTTGAAATGGATTTGTTTGAAGATGAATTTGAAGGTTTTGATATAGACCTTTGAGGTGCAGACCTTTTTGGCACTGATTTATTTGGTGCAGACCTTTGATGATGCTGTGCTGAAGTTTCTATACCAGAAAGCAATAAAGCAATTACCATAATCATAATGGTAAATTGATTCGGATGTTTAAGTAAATTTTTCATTTTTAAATTTTTTGTTAGGTCTATAAAGTGAAATTATATTCTTGTAAAGTGATAGTATCAAAAACTAGTTTTGTTGCGCTTTCACTTTTTTCATATTCACATAAGAAAAAACAGCAACAAGGCGAAACATATCTGATTTGGCTCCATTATCGCCTGCCAAAATTCCGCCATAACCGGTATGAAGTGCCAACATTGGTAATATCTGGTATCCAGCAGTCACTCCCCAACCCAAAATATTCATATTGTTATCTTGCCTAACACCATCTACTTTTAAAGCTCCTCCATATTGATACCGCAAAGTGGCTGCGCCCCATAACTTGTCTGTGAAATTATGAGAAAAATGATTTTCCCAAGAGAAAGAGGGAAGCTGTTTGGTCTCATCAGCATAAAAGGAAGGAGGTGTAGTTGATGTGCCTAGTGATGGAGAATTATTGGTTCCATATAAATGCAAAGCGGCATAAGATTCTAACAATGTAGATCTTTTTGGATTATCACTAAACTGCATATTTACAACGGGTCCAATATCTAAACTCATTCTGTTGGTACCTAAGTTAAGTGGTTTTTTCTCATCATAAGTTCCTGAATACCACAAACGGGTGTACAGAAACATCGAAAACGATTGCTTATGCTTGGCAAATTCCATTACATTCAATGCTGGGGCATTTACAATACCAAACTTAAACCCAATAAACCCATCTGAAAAACCTGAAGTTTGTACGTGAGATGGAATACTTGCTGGTAAACCTTGAATGTCTGAAAAATTACCATTTCCTGTTGCTGATCCTGGAACTGCATTAAGCATTATTTGAGCAAAATGGCCCCCAATATTAAAATTATGAACGAGTGTTATTGGAAAAACATCTATTTTAAATTCGGCATTTTTTACCAGAATATTTCCTGGAGAAATATTCTGATTTAGACTCATCCATTTAGGGATTAATGCGGTTACCCCTTTTGGTCCCCAGGTTAGATTACGAGGTCCATCGCCTTGTGCTGTTACCATAAATGTAGTAAACAGTGTTAATGCTATAATTAGTGCTTTCATAATCTATTGTTATTATTTTATATACTTAATCTCTGTTTTTCCAATAGTTCCATTGAATGAAAATGGTGCTAAATCATAATAATCTAAGGATACTGGTGAATCTAAATCGGTTCCTATATCAAAAGTGGCATTCGAACCAAAGTGTAATGACATAGCTGCGGGAACATTTCCTTTTCCAACAACCTCTCCGTTAATTCGTAACGTGATATCCATTGGTCCGCCAATTTTGTCCACTAATTTGGACTCAACTTCTATTTTAGATTTACCAACGGGTAATTTTTTATTGGCTTTTACTTTAGTACGTTGTACTTCAAATAAGTTGAATTCATAACTTAAAATTCCATCTTTAACATAACAAGTTAAACCACCAGAAAAACCACAAAGGGCATACAAAACCCCATTTGCATTGGCAGTAGCATCTATTTCCATAGTGACTAAACTACTGTTTTTGCCCAGTTTTGGCGCTGCAGATTCAGGCATCAAAGTTATTGGCACATCAAAAGACCATTCTGTTGCTGTAGGGGCGGGTGCATCTTCTGGATGATAAAT harbors:
- a CDS encoding porin, producing the protein MRKILVAMLSLGYFVTSAQEVKKDEITKAVMHVLDSINKAKIAEDKEKPKKEHWYDNIGIRGYVQVRYNGLLSTNDKVSCDQCDKSWGTTSTAPDAKANNGFFIRRARIVFSGQVHPNVYFYFQPDFASSPSSGVNNFAQLRDAYFDLSIDKKKEYRFRVGQSKIPFGFENLQSSQNRLSLDRNDAINSAAANERDLGVFFYWAPEEIRERFAMLVRDGYKGSGDYGVFAFGAYNGQTANKTEANRNLHVVTRITYPFVIGNQIIEPGLQAYTGKWAFTSELSTGVTTPNRLQTTDQRIGATFVLYPRPFGIQTEYNIGKGPRYDKVTNTVQVSDLEGGYITLNYKWDLPKKQYLFPFAKFQYYDGGKKFEKDARSYVVRDYELGLEWQPFKAFELVAEWVIADRTFEDSALKNNRQRGNLLRLQAQFNF
- a CDS encoding phosphate ABC transporter substrate-binding protein — encoded protein: MYKTKLKLAAALAIVMVIGFSFTMATKITVKGSDTMVILSQKWAEIYMKKNPGTTIQVTGGGSGVGIAALINGSTDIANSSRPIKPAELEKVKAKYNKSSIQIACAKDGLSVFLNKANPVNELTIDQLGAIFSGKITNWKQVGGPDAKIQLYGRESSSGTFEFFKEHVVKTDFAPTCQTLPGTAAIINAVKKDKLGIGYGGAAYAEGVKDCKVKKDAKSKGVLPTAATIKNKTYPISRYLFMYLKEKPTGETKKFIDWILSAEGQKVIVEVGYYPVK
- the pstC gene encoding phosphate ABC transporter permease subunit PstC, yielding MNSSFPSNSKFTKDSLKKQFRWSEFLAEKVISTVAFLSIAIIFLIFIFVFKESLPLFSSSKEAAKTEVQATTTAQPETYGGATEDLEPETYGAPVEDLETPEAAVEDLAPETYGEPVEELAVGTEEVTKTAAPNQEGADKTWSTFVSTEWVPVSDNPRFGLIALLVGTLKVTIIAMLIAGPLAILAAIYTSCFASKRRKEIIKPIIEMLAAFPSVVIGFFALMVLATFFQDVFGYDSRLNAFIGGVAMALAAIPIIYTIAEDALSAVPKTYTEASLALGASKSQTAFLVTLPAATPGIFAALLLGIGRVFGETMIALMATGNAALLSANPFESVRTFAATIGSEMAETVFGETHYSVLFFIGSLLFIFSFALNAIAEFYVKGKLIKKFQGK
- the pstA gene encoding phosphate ABC transporter permease PstA is translated as METSTTEMQHPFFKTDNKKEDLKGKAVVGITQLAVLLIIAILFIILGIIIYQGRSKFSWEFISSFPTNGMTDGGIFPALIGTFILVVVMSIAAVPFGTITALYLTEYASEKSKFAAAVRFSIRTLAVVPSIIFGLFGLGFFIQFVGTGADTVFNGGELRWGQPNILWASLTMSLLTLPVIIVSVEEALKTIPRELREASLALGATKWETIKNVVLPGSVSGIMTGTILAVSRGAGEVAPILFTGAAYYLASLPGSLSDQFMNLGYHIYIMSTQSSDVEKTMPIQFATTLVLLILTLSLNLVAVLIRSRIRRRAKG
- the pstB gene encoding phosphate ABC transporter ATP-binding protein PstB, coding for MKDIKIHVNDLSLYYGEKKALKEISMQVPANKVTALIGPSGCGKSTFLRCINRMNDLIPDVKITGQMLVEGVDIYDKNVDVVNIRKKIGMVFQKSNPFPKSIYENIAYGPKINGIKDKTQLDEIVETSLRQAAIWEELKDRLDDSAMGLSGGQQQRLCIARTLAVSPDIILMDEPASALDPISTSKIEELVHELKEQYTIIIVTHNMQQAARTSDHTAFFYMGELIEMGKTKDIFTKPEKKQTEDYITGRFG
- the phoU gene encoding phosphate signaling complex protein PhoU; protein product: MTHFEIELEKLKDIITKIGVLAEAQVGEAVKAILSEPIEGKEVKKTEHKIDKLDVKIDEICQNIFALQQPVASDLRFIMSAMQISNEIERIGDLSISIIKKTKSIKDKHDLIAKFEIEGLAREIELVMAKTNACFTSKDENTIGEIFVLNKAIKNKTDDTIHEIISEMKSNSKVVVSGTNLVMVLKHLERISEHCTNVAESVYFMVHAKIIKHEKFDLPGEE
- a CDS encoding DUF6515 family protein, translating into MKNLLKHPNQFTIMIMVIALLLSGIETSAQHHQRSAPNKSVPKRSAPQRSISKPSNSSSNKSISRPSSPSSNRSVSRATNTTSNRKSSSISNKKDSKLGDNNKISNNNKVGNTTNIGSNNKKISGNTVNIDRSKDIHINNSRNTSVRRNNNIHYNRQPYRYGGYRYNCYHPYYPRPYRPYYWGPTWHPWGFFVKTLAVTAIVVSVANQPTPYHYDNGVWYQPSNGGYTAVAAPVGGTVVNIPSGAETVNTGTVNNYYYGGTYYEKSGGGYTVVAPTAGTIVDKIPEGGEEVTIGDVKYVKFGETYYQPVQVDGKDKYEIALVEKD
- a CDS encoding transporter yields the protein MKALIIALTLFTTFMVTAQGDGPRNLTWGPKGVTALIPKWMSLNQNISPGNILVKNAEFKIDVFPITLVHNFNIGGHFAQIMLNAVPGSATGNGNFSDIQGLPASIPSHVQTSGFSDGFIGFKFGIVNAPALNVMEFAKHKQSFSMFLYTRLWYSGTYDEKKPLNLGTNRMSLDIGPVVNMQFSDNPKRSTLLESYAALHLYGTNNSPSLGTSTTPPSFYADETKQLPSFSWENHFSHNFTDKLWGAATLRYQYGGALKVDGVRQDNNMNILGWGVTAGYQILPMLALHTGYGGILAGDNGAKSDMFRLVAVFSYVNMKKVKAQQN